From one Alphaproteobacteria bacterium SS10 genomic stretch:
- a CDS encoding deoxyribodipyrimidine photo-lyase yields MSKPRLHIVWFKRDLRVADNAALTEAAVAAKSTDASVLPLYVVEPELWSQPDYSGRQFAFLSECLSDLRADLAKLGQPLIIRVGDVLSVLNSFAKAHEITGLWSHQETGNGWTFKRDIQVADWCLDHGVEWHQPLQHGVFRTLSNRNGWAKRWEQMMRTPQTQPPLLSPLDGVDLGECPTAKQLELVDDPCPNRQTGGRVEAETTLNSFLFERGEDYQKEMSSPVTAYDACSRLSPHFAFGTLSIREAAQAAWDRQDQLKAMDKGTKGKWPSAMNSFVARLHWHCHFMQKLESEPRLEFQNLHPAYDGLREGSFSQGFFEAYQRGETGFPFVDACLRALAAHGWINFRMRAMLMAFSSYHLWLHWREPSLFLARQFTDFEPGIHYAQSQMQSGTTGINTPRIYNPVKQGHDQDPDGAFVRRWVPELAGLTGRDIHEPWRADPMTLHGAGVDLGQSYPDQLVDHEQAAREARQAIWGVRKGRSYRDTADGIQDQHGSRKSGIKHRGAETSRRRARKDDAQAELL; encoded by the coding sequence ATGTCAAAGCCTCGCCTACATATCGTCTGGTTCAAGCGTGATCTGCGCGTGGCTGATAACGCTGCGCTAACCGAGGCAGCCGTCGCAGCGAAAAGCACGGATGCATCGGTACTGCCCCTCTATGTTGTAGAGCCTGAGCTGTGGTCGCAGCCTGATTACTCCGGCCGCCAGTTTGCCTTTCTCTCAGAGTGCTTAAGCGACCTAAGGGCTGATTTAGCCAAGCTAGGACAACCACTGATCATTCGAGTGGGTGACGTTCTGAGCGTGCTGAACAGCTTTGCCAAAGCCCATGAGATCACAGGGTTGTGGTCGCACCAGGAAACCGGCAACGGCTGGACCTTCAAACGCGACATCCAGGTTGCTGATTGGTGCCTGGACCATGGCGTCGAATGGCATCAACCCCTGCAGCATGGCGTGTTCCGCACACTCTCCAACCGCAATGGCTGGGCCAAGCGTTGGGAACAAATGATGCGGACACCTCAAACTCAACCTCCGTTGTTGTCGCCACTGGATGGCGTGGATCTAGGTGAGTGCCCAACGGCCAAACAACTAGAACTGGTCGACGATCCCTGCCCCAACAGGCAGACCGGTGGGCGCGTTGAGGCTGAGACCACCTTGAACAGCTTTCTGTTTGAACGTGGCGAGGATTACCAGAAAGAGATGTCGAGCCCGGTGACGGCCTATGATGCGTGCTCTCGGCTCTCCCCCCATTTTGCCTTTGGCACCCTATCCATCCGGGAGGCAGCGCAGGCAGCCTGGGATCGGCAGGATCAGCTCAAAGCCATGGATAAGGGGACGAAGGGTAAATGGCCCAGCGCCATGAACAGCTTTGTTGCACGGCTTCATTGGCACTGCCACTTCATGCAGAAGCTTGAGAGCGAGCCACGATTGGAGTTTCAAAACCTTCACCCAGCCTATGACGGCCTACGTGAAGGCAGCTTTAGCCAAGGCTTTTTCGAGGCCTATCAACGCGGCGAAACCGGGTTCCCCTTTGTTGATGCCTGCCTTCGTGCGCTCGCCGCCCATGGCTGGATCAACTTCCGCATGCGGGCGATGCTGATGGCATTCTCCAGCTATCACCTTTGGCTTCATTGGCGGGAGCCGTCGTTGTTCCTCGCGCGGCAATTCACTGATTTCGAGCCGGGGATTCATTACGCCCAATCACAAATGCAGTCCGGCACAACCGGCATCAATACACCGCGCATCTACAATCCGGTGAAGCAAGGCCATGACCAAGACCCGGATGGCGCGTTTGTTAGGCGCTGGGTGCCCGAATTGGCGGGGCTTACCGGACGAGATATTCACGAACCCTGGCGGGCCGACCCTATGACCCTCCATGGTGCTGGTGTTGATTTGGGCCAAAGCTATCCAGACCAGCTGGTTGATCATGAACAGGCGGCCAGGGAGGCCAGGCAAGCGATCTGGGGCGTGCGGAAAGGCAGATCCTATCGCGACACCGCTGATGGCATACAAGACCAGCATGGCAGCCGAAAATCAGGCATCAAGCATCGCGGCGCCGAAACAAGCCGACGTCGTGCCCGAAAAGATGACGCCCAGGCAGAGCTGCTTTAA